One stretch of Sphingomonas ginsenosidivorax DNA includes these proteins:
- a CDS encoding AraC family transcriptional regulator, which translates to MIAPLCGLALAQDPGVLAEHTHDDRTQLIYASRGMVHVTTRAGRWILSPGRALWIEAGTAHGLEVRRPVDLSILYLDPTTTGLPEWRGCKVVTVNPLLRELVATAIKMPWDFKPDSSSARLMRVLIDQLGEMQQAPVDLPEPRDPRAVRVADLARHSPADRTPLSRLAPIAGASTRTIERLFLAETQMSFGAWRQRLRHVIALELLAQGEGVASVSFAVGYENPSSFIASFRSTFGKTPGTYFDPV; encoded by the coding sequence ATGATTGCGCCCCTCTGTGGCTTGGCGCTCGCTCAGGATCCAGGCGTCCTGGCGGAGCACACGCATGATGATCGCACTCAATTGATCTACGCGTCGCGCGGCATGGTGCATGTGACTACGCGTGCCGGCCGCTGGATTCTCTCGCCTGGACGTGCTTTGTGGATCGAAGCCGGGACGGCCCACGGACTAGAGGTACGACGCCCTGTCGACTTGAGCATCCTCTATCTTGATCCGACAACAACGGGTCTGCCGGAATGGCGGGGTTGTAAGGTTGTCACGGTCAATCCGCTGTTGCGCGAACTCGTCGCTACAGCGATCAAAATGCCATGGGACTTCAAGCCGGACTCTTCCAGCGCTCGGCTGATGCGTGTTCTGATCGACCAACTTGGTGAAATGCAGCAGGCGCCCGTTGATCTTCCCGAACCAAGGGATCCTAGGGCCGTCCGGGTCGCAGATCTTGCTCGACATAGTCCAGCAGACCGCACGCCTCTGTCTCGCCTCGCTCCGATTGCGGGAGCAAGCACACGGACGATCGAGCGTTTGTTCTTAGCAGAAACGCAAATGAGTTTCGGCGCCTGGCGACAGCGTCTTCGGCACGTGATTGCCTTGGAGCTCCTTGCTCAAGGTGAAGGTGTAGCCTCGGTCAGCTTTGCTGTAGGCTACGAGAATCCCTCGAGCTTCATTGCTTCATTTCGCTCTACGTTCGGCAAGACGCCGGGCACCTATTTCGATCCGGTCTGA
- a CDS encoding aldo/keto reductase produces MIERKIPSSGEMLPVIGCGTYRGFDVSSGSKAFENVRHTVDALLAGLGELIDTSPMYGRAEFVVGEVLKTIPERDRAFLATKVWIKGRAAGIAQMERSLALLGTDSIDLMQVHNLLDMDTHLDTLKGWKAEGLIRYAGITHYRQDGHTYVAEAMRRHEPDFIQINYSLEQPEAEDGLLDLAAARGTAVIVNRPFGGGSLLHMLSREPLPAFAAEIGCTTWSQILLKFVLGHEAVTCAIPGTGNPSHMAENIAAADGDLVEARAAILRWWRTR; encoded by the coding sequence ATGATTGAACGGAAAATTCCCTCGTCAGGCGAAATGCTGCCTGTGATTGGATGCGGCACGTATCGTGGCTTCGACGTGTCCTCTGGAAGTAAGGCGTTCGAGAATGTTCGTCATACGGTTGATGCGCTTTTGGCCGGGCTGGGTGAGCTAATTGACACTTCGCCGATGTACGGGCGTGCGGAGTTCGTGGTTGGCGAAGTGCTTAAGACCATTCCGGAGCGCGACCGCGCGTTCCTCGCGACGAAGGTCTGGATCAAGGGCCGGGCTGCAGGGATCGCGCAGATGGAGCGATCGCTGGCATTGCTTGGGACCGACAGCATCGATCTGATGCAGGTGCATAATCTTCTCGATATGGACACGCATCTGGACACGCTGAAGGGGTGGAAGGCCGAGGGCCTGATCCGATATGCGGGGATCACGCATTATCGTCAGGACGGACATACGTACGTCGCCGAGGCGATGCGTCGTCACGAACCGGATTTCATTCAGATCAACTACTCGCTTGAACAGCCGGAGGCGGAGGATGGATTGCTCGACCTCGCCGCAGCTCGCGGTACGGCGGTCATCGTAAACAGGCCTTTTGGAGGCGGCTCGCTGCTGCACATGCTATCGAGGGAGCCGTTGCCGGCCTTCGCGGCCGAGATCGGCTGCACAACATGGTCCCAGATCCTCCTGAAATTCGTTCTCGGGCATGAAGCGGTCACCTGTGCCATCCCTGGCACCGGCAATCCGTCGCACATGGCGGAGAACATCGCTGCTGCCGATGGCGACCTCGTGGAAGCGCGTGCCGCGATCCTTCGATGGTGGCGAACGCGATGA
- the sufC gene encoding Fe-S cluster assembly ATPase SufC: protein MLKVEGLQAEVDGKSILQGVWLDVRPGEIHAIMGPNGAGKSTLANVLGGKPGYDVTQGSATFLGKDLLELLPHERANAGLFQGFQYPVEIPGVSNLQFLRTALNAQRISRGEKELSGAAFLKLARVQAAALGLDMEMLKRPVNVGFSGGEKKRNEMVQMGIIDPALAILDETDSGLDIDALRTVGEGINRIMRKQDKAVILITHYQRLLDYVRPDFVHILADGRILRSGGAELALSLEADGYAPLLENVA, encoded by the coding sequence ATGTTGAAAGTCGAAGGTCTGCAGGCCGAGGTGGACGGCAAGTCTATCCTCCAAGGAGTATGGCTCGACGTCCGACCCGGTGAGATCCACGCGATTATGGGACCAAACGGCGCAGGCAAGTCGACCCTTGCCAACGTGCTGGGCGGGAAGCCAGGCTATGATGTGACGCAGGGTTCGGCGACCTTCCTGGGTAAGGATCTGCTCGAGCTGCTTCCTCACGAACGTGCTAATGCCGGCCTTTTTCAAGGCTTTCAGTACCCAGTCGAAATCCCGGGGGTTTCCAATCTTCAGTTCCTACGTACCGCCCTCAATGCTCAGCGCATCAGTCGAGGCGAGAAGGAGCTTTCGGGTGCGGCGTTCCTAAAGCTTGCCCGCGTGCAGGCTGCCGCACTGGGCCTTGACATGGAGATGCTCAAGCGACCGGTGAATGTCGGCTTCTCCGGCGGCGAGAAAAAGCGCAACGAGATGGTTCAGATGGGTATCATCGACCCCGCACTTGCGATTCTCGACGAAACAGACTCCGGCCTCGACATCGACGCGCTGAGAACCGTCGGCGAGGGCATCAACCGCATCATGCGCAAGCAGGACAAGGCGGTGATCCTGATCACCCATTATCAGCGACTGCTCGATTACGTGCGGCCGGATTTCGTGCACATCCTTGCTGACGGACGGATCCTCCGATCCGGTGGGGCAGAGCTTGCTTTGTCGCTCGAGGCCGACGGCTATGCACCGCTTCTGGAGAATGTCGCATGA
- the ahpF gene encoding alkyl hydroperoxide reductase subunit F produces MLDANLSTQLQGYLTKIVHPIELIAALDDSEGSRELLGLLRQIEALSDKVTVAAGDDARRPSFLIRRAGTDVAVRFAGVPLGHEFTSLVLALLQVGGHPSKLAQDVIAQIAAFEGPLAFETYFSLSCQNCPDVVQALNLMSVLNPQITHVAIEGGLFQEEVAARSILSVPAIFLNGEPFGQGRMTVEQIVSKLDHGSAEKAAARIGAKDAFDVLVVGGGPAGASAAIYAARKGIRTGIATERMGGQVLDTMSIENFISVPLTEGPRLAGDLERHVAEYGVDVMSQQRAAKLIPASSVDGLHEVQLESGASLKARSLILATGARWRQMNVPGEDAYRNKGVTYCPHCDGPLFKGKRVAVIGGGNSGVEAAIDLAGVVAHVTLIEYAADLRADAVLQRKLASLPNVKVITSAMTTEVDGDGTRVTGLTYKDRNHDAVHQIELEGIFVQIGLIPNTEWLREAVALTPHGEIEVDHRGETSVPGIFGAGDVTTVPFKQIVIAMGEGSKASLAAFDHLIRLPLETEVDAAETMLAA; encoded by the coding sequence ATGCTCGACGCCAATCTCAGCACTCAGCTTCAGGGCTACCTGACTAAGATCGTTCATCCCATCGAGTTGATTGCTGCACTCGACGATTCGGAGGGATCGCGCGAGCTCCTCGGACTGCTGCGTCAGATCGAGGCGCTGTCGGACAAGGTGACGGTTGCAGCGGGGGATGATGCGCGTCGCCCATCGTTCCTCATCCGCCGGGCTGGTACGGATGTGGCGGTGCGTTTCGCTGGCGTCCCGCTGGGGCATGAGTTCACGTCGCTTGTACTCGCGTTGCTGCAGGTCGGCGGGCACCCGTCGAAGCTGGCGCAGGACGTCATAGCGCAAATCGCAGCGTTCGAAGGGCCACTCGCCTTCGAAACCTACTTCTCCCTTTCGTGCCAGAACTGCCCCGATGTCGTGCAGGCGCTGAACCTGATGAGCGTGCTCAACCCGCAGATCACCCACGTTGCGATCGAGGGTGGGCTATTTCAGGAGGAAGTGGCCGCGCGGTCCATCCTGTCGGTGCCCGCGATTTTCCTCAACGGAGAACCGTTCGGGCAAGGCCGCATGACCGTGGAGCAGATCGTCTCCAAGCTGGATCACGGCAGCGCCGAGAAAGCGGCGGCCAGGATCGGCGCCAAGGATGCGTTCGACGTCCTTGTCGTCGGCGGCGGCCCGGCAGGTGCGTCCGCGGCGATCTATGCAGCGCGCAAGGGCATTCGTACCGGCATCGCCACCGAGCGGATGGGCGGGCAGGTGCTCGACACCATGTCGATCGAGAACTTCATTTCCGTTCCGCTCACCGAAGGGCCGCGGCTCGCGGGTGATCTGGAGCGTCATGTCGCAGAATATGGCGTCGACGTGATGAGCCAGCAGCGCGCGGCCAAGCTCATCCCCGCGTCTTCGGTTGACGGCCTGCACGAAGTGCAACTGGAAAGCGGCGCATCGCTGAAGGCGCGGAGCCTGATCCTGGCGACGGGCGCACGCTGGCGGCAGATGAACGTGCCGGGCGAGGACGCCTATCGCAACAAGGGCGTGACCTACTGCCCGCATTGCGACGGCCCCCTGTTCAAGGGCAAGCGCGTCGCGGTGATCGGGGGCGGCAACTCCGGCGTCGAGGCCGCGATCGATCTGGCCGGCGTCGTGGCACACGTCACGCTAATCGAATATGCCGCCGACCTGCGGGCCGACGCGGTGCTTCAGCGCAAGCTTGCCAGCCTGCCCAACGTGAAGGTCATTACATCGGCGATGACGACGGAGGTCGATGGCGACGGAACACGTGTGACGGGGCTGACCTACAAGGACCGCAACCACGATGCGGTCCACCAGATCGAACTGGAGGGCATCTTCGTCCAGATCGGCCTCATCCCCAATACCGAGTGGCTCCGCGAGGCCGTCGCATTGACGCCGCACGGCGAGATCGAAGTCGATCATCGGGGGGAGACATCGGTGCCAGGCATCTTCGGTGCGGGCGACGTGACCACGGTGCCCTTCAAACAGATCGTGATCGCGATGGGCGAGGGTTCGAAGGCGTCGCTGGCAGCGTTCGATCATCTCATCCGCCTGCCGCTGGAAACGGAGGTTGACGCAGCGGAAACGATGCTCGCCGCCTGA
- the sufB gene encoding Fe-S cluster assembly protein SufB codes for MTETRNSAALQAVEDASDYKWGFSSDIEQDFAPKGLSEDTVRFISAKKGEPEWLLEWRLKAYRRWLEMASPDWAMLQIPPIDYQNAYYYAEPRPKPKLDSLDQVDPEILAVYEKLGIPIEEQKVLAGVEGARKIAVDAVFDSVSVATTFRAELERVGVIFCPISEAVREHPDLVRAWLGRVVPSHDNYFAALNAAVFSDGTFVFVPKGVRCPMELSTYFRINAANTGQFERTLIIAEKGAYVSYLEGCTAPQRDENQLHAAVVELVALDNAEIKYSTVQNWYPGDAAGKGGIYNFVTKRALCQGKSSKVSWTQVETGSAITWKYPSCVLAGENSVGEFYSVTVTGNRQQADTGSKMIHLGKGSRSTIVSKSISSGTSDNTYRGLVRVGAAASGVRNFTQCDSLLLGDGCGAHTVPYIEVRNSSAQIEHEATTSKISDEQLYYAMSRGLNQENAVALIVNGFAKEVLQQLPMEFAVEAQKLLSISLEGSVG; via the coding sequence ATGACTGAAACGCGCAACAGCGCTGCCCTGCAAGCGGTTGAGGATGCCTCCGACTACAAATGGGGCTTTTCGTCTGATATCGAGCAGGACTTCGCTCCTAAGGGCCTGAGCGAAGATACAGTGCGCTTCATATCCGCGAAAAAGGGGGAGCCGGAATGGCTTCTCGAATGGCGGCTCAAGGCCTATCGCCGATGGCTCGAGATGGCTTCGCCGGACTGGGCGATGCTTCAGATACCTCCGATCGATTATCAGAATGCGTACTACTACGCCGAGCCGCGGCCAAAACCGAAGCTCGACAGCCTCGATCAGGTCGATCCGGAGATCCTGGCTGTTTACGAGAAGCTCGGCATCCCGATAGAAGAGCAGAAAGTGCTTGCCGGTGTTGAAGGTGCCCGCAAAATTGCAGTTGATGCTGTGTTCGACAGCGTCTCTGTTGCGACAACCTTTCGCGCTGAGCTGGAACGTGTCGGCGTAATTTTCTGTCCGATTTCCGAGGCGGTCCGTGAACATCCCGACCTAGTGCGGGCGTGGCTTGGTAGGGTCGTGCCGTCACACGACAACTATTTCGCCGCGCTCAACGCGGCGGTCTTTTCTGACGGTACCTTCGTCTTCGTACCGAAAGGCGTACGGTGCCCAATGGAATTGAGCACCTATTTCCGGATCAATGCAGCTAATACAGGACAATTCGAGCGCACTTTGATCATCGCGGAGAAGGGTGCGTACGTTTCATATCTTGAAGGCTGCACGGCCCCTCAACGGGATGAAAATCAACTCCACGCCGCAGTCGTTGAGCTTGTCGCGCTCGACAATGCCGAAATCAAGTATTCCACGGTTCAGAATTGGTACCCTGGTGACGCGGCAGGCAAAGGCGGCATCTATAATTTCGTAACCAAACGCGCTCTGTGTCAGGGTAAGAGCAGCAAGGTGAGTTGGACCCAGGTCGAGACCGGCTCAGCGATCACGTGGAAGTACCCCAGCTGCGTGTTGGCGGGGGAAAACAGCGTTGGCGAATTCTACTCCGTCACGGTCACTGGCAACAGGCAGCAGGCCGATACGGGCAGCAAGATGATTCATCTTGGCAAGGGGTCACGCTCGACGATCGTCTCCAAGAGTATTTCGTCCGGAACGAGCGACAACACCTATCGCGGGCTTGTGCGAGTTGGCGCGGCCGCGTCCGGCGTCCGTAACTTCACGCAATGCGATTCTCTGTTGCTGGGCGATGGCTGCGGGGCGCACACCGTCCCCTACATCGAGGTACGAAATTCCTCGGCACAGATCGAGCATGAGGCGACGACGTCAAAGATATCGGACGAGCAACTCTACTATGCGATGTCGCGTGGCCTGAACCAGGAGAACGCAGTCGCGCTCATCGTAAATGGCTTCGCGAAGGAGGTGCTGCAGCAACTTCCGATGGAGTTCGCGGTCGAAGCACAAAAACTGCTTAGCATCAGTCTCGAAGGCTCGGTGGGCTGA
- a CDS encoding SufD family Fe-S cluster assembly protein, with amino-acid sequence MTLALPSSRDEDWRWSDLSALPELMRAPVLSPNADLTPFWVGHGPRLVFVNGKYWPGRSRPGPIRLGSSFAANSNHPLGKLCVEGGWTLPIESAGEQTDLIEIIHLTTGGASHAPARISLKEGTRAAVLETYIGDGWANRWTHIRLASGSQLHRTVRLMQSSGFTSLRDAIDIGSDASLQSTVLGLGGAATRVDATIDLLAADAHVEYGGALLARGDQRQEAVVAVNHLARGASSRQTWRAVASDRAVVSLASRVHISRYATQTNAVQNLRGMLVDRAATINLKPEMVIYADDVLAAHGATVGALDEDALFYLMSRGISPRSAQAMLMTSFVADALGSVSSDVARVALDDAVAKWLEADI; translated from the coding sequence ATGACGCTGGCACTTCCATCGTCTCGCGATGAAGATTGGCGCTGGTCGGACCTCTCTGCACTGCCCGAACTCATGCGTGCGCCGGTCTTGAGCCCAAATGCCGATCTCACGCCGTTCTGGGTGGGCCACGGCCCGCGACTGGTTTTCGTTAACGGCAAATACTGGCCTGGGCGCAGTCGTCCCGGGCCAATCCGCCTCGGATCGTCGTTCGCGGCCAACAGCAACCATCCACTTGGCAAGCTATGCGTCGAAGGAGGGTGGACACTCCCTATCGAATCAGCCGGCGAGCAGACTGACCTGATTGAGATCATTCATCTGACGACAGGGGGCGCCAGTCACGCGCCTGCTCGTATCAGCCTGAAGGAAGGCACTCGTGCGGCGGTGCTTGAAACCTACATAGGCGATGGTTGGGCCAATCGCTGGACGCACATTCGCCTCGCCTCTGGCTCCCAATTGCACCGCACGGTGCGACTAATGCAAAGTTCAGGCTTCACCTCCCTACGCGATGCGATCGACATCGGGTCTGACGCGTCATTGCAATCGACCGTTCTGGGGCTAGGCGGCGCAGCCACACGCGTCGACGCGACGATCGACCTTTTGGCGGCCGACGCCCATGTCGAATATGGCGGCGCCCTCCTTGCCCGTGGCGACCAGCGACAGGAAGCTGTAGTTGCGGTAAACCATCTCGCGCGAGGCGCTTCGAGCCGTCAGACCTGGCGCGCGGTCGCCTCCGATCGGGCGGTCGTCAGTCTGGCGTCGAGGGTACATATCTCTCGCTATGCAACGCAGACAAACGCCGTTCAGAATCTACGCGGCATGCTCGTAGATCGTGCGGCAACGATCAATCTCAAACCCGAGATGGTGATCTACGCAGACGATGTCCTTGCCGCCCATGGGGCGACCGTGGGCGCACTGGATGAGGACGCACTCTTTTACCTGATGAGCCGGGGTATCTCGCCACGCTCCGCGCAGGCGATGCTAATGACCTCATTCGTCGCGGATGCACTGGGAAGCGTTTCGTCGGATGTGGCACGCGTGGCGCTCGACGACGCAGTGGCGAAATGGCTCGAAGCCGACATCTAA
- a CDS encoding adenosylcobalamin-dependent ribonucleoside-diphosphate reductase yields MIRSNLDGKTRYQHGRSNMTTIVDAKIEESGNVGGPLDQPVTVHIWREKYRHADEASPSATFKRVVDGVYAQDADHASKGLAALEARDWVPGGRIFAGAGTNKRVTWINCFVSPTIQDSMDTEPGLSGVGIMPALSVAAFTQQQGGGIGMDFGTIRPDGAIVGRTGSISSGVIPFMVMWDGMCVTIRSSGSRRGAMMGVLPVWHPDVLAFITAKTRKDFLKNFNVSVTVTDDFMAALEKGEDWDLGFHVPRADGQHVGVTEKDGRPWYIYRRLPAAELFDLITRTTYEFAEPGVIFIDRVNKLNNLNYCETIAATNPCGEQPLPPNGDCDLGHVNLANMVLDPFTDRARVDWERLRAAVATGVRFLDNVLDTSPFPTAEQKAEALNKRRVGLGYTGLGNLLQQMMVRYGRASVPLVEQVGEAIAIQAYRTSVELAQERGAFPAYDAEQFAKAPFLQKLPAELRAAIAEHGIRNGVLLTLAPTGTTSIFYGNVSSGVEPTFSWHYNRTVVIEQTAVEQKTEQFEVQDYGWYLYTRLPGYDASAPLPDYMVGALELSVDDHIAVAAAAQRWVDAAISKTINCPAEMSYEAFREVYLTAYHEGMKGCTTYRPSGVRGSVLSIKEDAKPAVAAEAAPAVNNDDILTRPQVLPGKTVKIKWPIDGENYYLTINDYTHADGRRVPFEIFISTSSVENFETMAALTRTLSAACRRGDATFLFEELERVHSPKGGALVRLEHEKKGTYAPSLIALIGRILRQHSAPQQELFAEDTPETGETCPNCKRNTAHKIEGCLTCYQCGYSKCG; encoded by the coding sequence ATGATCCGTTCGAACCTGGACGGTAAAACGAGATACCAACACGGACGATCAAACATGACGACAATCGTCGACGCTAAGATTGAAGAGAGTGGGAACGTCGGTGGGCCGCTGGACCAGCCGGTGACGGTACACATATGGCGCGAGAAGTACCGTCATGCCGACGAAGCGAGCCCGTCGGCGACCTTCAAACGCGTAGTCGACGGAGTTTACGCCCAGGACGCGGATCACGCCTCCAAAGGGCTTGCTGCGCTTGAAGCACGCGACTGGGTTCCGGGCGGGCGGATCTTTGCGGGCGCGGGGACCAACAAGCGCGTCACCTGGATTAACTGCTTCGTCAGTCCGACTATCCAGGACTCCATGGATACGGAACCGGGGCTGTCAGGTGTCGGCATCATGCCGGCCCTCAGCGTTGCGGCCTTCACTCAGCAGCAAGGCGGCGGCATTGGCATGGATTTCGGTACCATCCGTCCTGATGGGGCGATCGTCGGGCGGACAGGCTCGATCTCGTCGGGCGTGATCCCGTTCATGGTGATGTGGGACGGCATGTGCGTCACCATCCGCTCCAGCGGCTCGCGCCGCGGCGCGATGATGGGCGTGCTCCCGGTCTGGCACCCGGACGTGCTCGCCTTCATCACCGCCAAGACCCGCAAGGACTTCCTCAAGAACTTCAACGTCTCGGTCACCGTCACCGACGATTTCATGGCTGCGCTGGAGAAGGGCGAGGACTGGGACCTCGGCTTCCACGTGCCGCGCGCCGATGGCCAGCATGTCGGCGTCACCGAAAAGGACGGCCGTCCCTGGTATATCTATCGGCGCCTGCCCGCCGCCGAGCTGTTCGACCTGATCACGCGCACCACCTATGAGTTCGCGGAGCCCGGCGTGATCTTCATTGATCGCGTCAACAAGCTCAACAACCTCAACTATTGCGAGACGATCGCCGCGACCAACCCGTGCGGCGAGCAGCCGTTGCCGCCGAACGGCGATTGCGACCTCGGCCACGTCAACCTCGCCAACATGGTGCTTGATCCGTTCACCGACCGTGCCCGGGTCGATTGGGAGCGGCTGCGCGCCGCGGTCGCCACCGGCGTCCGCTTCCTCGACAACGTCCTCGACACCTCGCCCTTCCCCACCGCGGAGCAGAAGGCCGAGGCGCTCAACAAGCGCCGCGTGGGCCTCGGCTATACCGGGCTCGGCAATCTGCTCCAGCAGATGATGGTCCGCTATGGCCGGGCCTCGGTACCGCTGGTCGAGCAGGTCGGCGAGGCGATCGCGATCCAGGCCTATCGCACCTCGGTGGAGCTGGCGCAGGAGCGTGGCGCCTTCCCGGCCTATGATGCCGAGCAGTTCGCCAAGGCGCCCTTCCTTCAGAAGCTGCCTGCCGAGCTGCGCGCTGCCATTGCCGAGCACGGCATCCGCAACGGCGTGCTGCTGACGCTGGCGCCGACCGGCACCACCTCGATCTTCTACGGCAACGTCAGCTCGGGCGTGGAGCCGACCTTCAGCTGGCACTACAACCGCACCGTCGTCATCGAGCAGACCGCGGTCGAGCAGAAGACCGAGCAGTTCGAGGTCCAGGACTACGGCTGGTATCTCTACACCCGCCTGCCCGGCTATGACGCGTCGGCGCCGCTGCCCGATTACATGGTCGGTGCGCTCGAGCTGTCGGTGGACGATCACATCGCCGTCGCCGCCGCCGCGCAGCGCTGGGTGGACGCCGCCATTTCCAAGACGATCAACTGCCCGGCCGAGATGAGCTACGAGGCGTTCCGCGAGGTGTATCTCACCGCCTATCACGAGGGCATGAAGGGCTGCACCACCTACCGTCCGAGCGGGGTGCGAGGCTCGGTGCTGTCGATCAAGGAAGACGCCAAGCCCGCCGTCGCCGCCGAGGCTGCCCCGGCGGTCAACAACGACGACATCCTCACCCGCCCGCAGGTGCTGCCGGGCAAGACGGTGAAGATCAAATGGCCGATCGATGGCGAGAATTACTATCTCACCATCAACGACTATACGCATGCCGACGGCCGCCGCGTGCCGTTCGAGATCTTCATCTCGACCTCGTCGGTGGAGAATTTCGAGACGATGGCGGCGCTGACCCGCACGCTCTCGGCTGCCTGCCGGCGCGGTGACGCGACCTTCCTGTTCGAGGAACTGGAGCGGGTCCATTCGCCCAAGGGCGGTGCGCTGGTCCGGCTTGAGCATGAAAAGAAAGGCACCTACGCGCCAAGCCTGATCGCGCTGATCGGCCGCATCCTGCGCCAGCATTCGGCGCCGCAGCAGGAACTGTTCGCCGAGGACACTCCCGAGACCGGCGAAACCTGCCCGAACTGCAAGCGCAACACCGCGCACAAGATCGAGGGCTGCCTCACCTGCTACCAGTGTGGTTACAGCAAATGTGGGTAA
- a CDS encoding SDR family NAD(P)-dependent oxidoreductase, producing MANAMSLIEGTRMDGLKGRVALVTGGSRGIGRQIAVSLARAGASVAVGYYSASDEAEAVVKAIATQGGRAISFGADISAPEAAAGLVRDVEMRLGPIGVLVNNAGINPGGTLDDITINDWAQTLAVNLSSAFYVTQAALPGLRKRGWGRIIMLSSIAAQTGGVIGPHYAASKAGLIGLMHSYASLLAKEGITANAIAPALVETDMIKHNDAITPDKIPLGRFGQPDEIASIAVMLATNGYVTGQTINANGGWHMS from the coding sequence GTGGCGAACGCGATGAGTTTGATCGAAGGTACACGAATGGACGGCTTGAAGGGCAGGGTCGCACTAGTGACGGGCGGGTCACGCGGCATCGGGCGGCAGATCGCTGTCAGCCTGGCGCGCGCGGGGGCGAGCGTTGCGGTCGGCTATTACAGCGCCTCCGATGAAGCCGAAGCGGTTGTGAAGGCAATTGCGACACAAGGTGGCCGAGCGATATCCTTTGGTGCGGACATTTCCGCGCCGGAAGCGGCGGCGGGCCTGGTACGGGACGTCGAGATGCGCCTTGGACCTATCGGTGTGCTCGTCAACAACGCGGGCATAAATCCCGGCGGAACTCTCGATGACATCACGATCAACGATTGGGCGCAGACGCTCGCAGTGAACCTGAGCTCTGCCTTCTACGTGACCCAGGCGGCGCTGCCCGGGCTGCGCAAGCGTGGCTGGGGGCGGATCATTATGCTGTCGTCGATCGCTGCGCAGACGGGTGGCGTCATCGGACCTCACTACGCTGCCAGCAAGGCGGGTCTGATCGGATTGATGCACAGCTACGCCAGTCTACTGGCAAAGGAGGGCATTACCGCCAACGCTATCGCTCCCGCGCTGGTCGAGACCGACATGATCAAGCATAACGACGCGATCACACCTGATAAGATTCCGCTCGGTCGCTTCGGTCAGCCCGATGAGATCGCGTCGATCGCCGTAATGCTAGCGACCAACGGGTACGTCACCGGTCAGACGATTAACGCGAATGGCGGCTGGCACATGAGCTGA